One Gadus chalcogrammus isolate NIFS_2021 chromosome 7, NIFS_Gcha_1.0, whole genome shotgun sequence genomic window, AATAGGCACTAAACTGTGGAATACACTACCATCAGAAATCAAAACATTGACAGAGCTCAAGGtttttaacacacacaacaatggtTGAAACTGAATAAACCCTGTGAACattgacacgcacgcacatgggcacgcacgcacgcccacgcATTAATCATTGTccttgtttttgtctttatgTCTCCTGTATATGATGTCTTCTGTATTTTTATTCATGTGTAATTTTTTACTAAAGGCCTAACCAGGGACAGGGGTTGCAAATTAGTCTTGACTAAAAATCAGTATGCATGGCATctaatttatattttgtatgaaACAATTTTTTCCCTGCTCAATAAACTTCTAAATAAAACTAGAACTGccccctcccctaatgtgtttcagctgttactcgttgcaTGCCCTGCGTttagtatttaagcccttgtctttccattgttccttgtcggatcattgtagtttgtggtgagttgtgtcatgtgtgttcccagtgttcccggtgttccctgtgttccaTGCGTcacctgtgttctctgtgttccttgccttttgcgttaataaattatcctttacctgaactgtctgctatTGAGTCCtacctgccacccgctaaccacGACACAAATCAAACAAAGTTTGTTTATTCATCGCAGGCCATGAACTTGACATGGATTTTCATGTTCATATTCCTCAGCTATAGCAAagttatcataataataatcaaaattaTCACGTTGAATAAAAGAAACAGAGTTATTTTgccataataattataataccaCCAAATACCTACTACTCATTGACAAACAAGTTATTTTAGTACTAAAGGAAGAATGAGATGAAACAGAGTTGTTTCGGACGGGAGGAGCAATACATTTGTAGGGCCCAAGTTTCCTTTCATACATTTGGCTTTACAGATTGACCCAGTGGTCCCCGACCATTTGGGTCAAGGTCACCTTAACATACCCTGGCTAGCACAGGATTACCCGATTCCAAAcccatttaaaatgtatataattgTGTGTTTAAATGGGTTTTATGCAATGTGGCATCatagaaacaaagaaaaactaaCTGTGGTTAAAAGATAACGTTAATGCTTAGGCTGATGGTTCGATTGTCAATATGTCAGTCCCAACTTTAATGACTCAGTCATATAGTCTTGTTGTTTGACAATTGGTCActtgttgtttgtgtgaagCACATTACGTTACTTTGGGCATAGCAGGTCGGCCCTTCTCTCACCGCCGTGGTGCGTGGGATATTATTCTTAAAATAGACAAATTGATGGTcaataataatgtattttatagTAATTATATGATTATGGCTTATTATTACAAAAATAGAATGGCTCTGCTTTGTTATTCATTTTCCCGTATATATTCTCAATTGATACATTATGATTGAGGGGGCATAACAAACTGCTCAGCTGTCCTAAATATTAAATGGGTTCTATATTTCTGCGTGGTTTACACCTGCGGTTGCTGAATTGATGTGTCCATCAATGACTCAATGTTAGGCCCTGATTGTAGGGCGCACTGagtccccccccaacccccccccacacaaaggttagcaaagcgctgtataaatgcagaccATTTACCATTCAACACATCCATCCCTCTACCTTTTGCGGGGCTCCACCGGTAAGGCCATCCCTGAGAGCGTGTCCTTGGGACCAGTGCCGATGCCCATCATGTCCACTAGTTTAGCAGAGAAGGCCCCCGCCGCGTTCACCACGATGGCACACTCCACCGGCTGGTACTCCCGACTGTTGGGCATCCGAACCTGAGCGACGACAACAAAACATCCGACCCCCCGGTGTCACTCTACAGATGAGGACGAACGCTGTTGTTTGAAGGAAGTGTCAGCATGACAGTTTACACTTACGTTCACATGTTTTATTCTCTTGACGTCCACCGTCTCGCCGTCAACAGTGTCCATTCTGTTTAATGTACAGTTGAAACcttaaataattaatgaaaacAGAATGTCAGCGATAGAAAAAAGGGTTAATCAATTGAAAACCACAAGCGTATGCGTTTAGCCTTTAACCAACCAGTGACTTCTCCAATGCTCTGAATGACGCCCATGGAAATAGCCTTCTGTCTGAATGCGTTCAGCAGGGTCCACGGGTCGAACCAACCCTCGTTCTCCAGCCCTAGTGGAGTCGGGGAGGTTGGGGAACAGAGAAACACCAAATTAAAATCAGATAtgctttagttttttttttttttttttcaggaccaAATCTATGGTACCCCTcttgtattaaaataaaatggttACAAACTATTGTAGCCCTCTTGTATTCACTAATAAAGTGAATAAAAACTATGATACCCCTCTTGTATTCAATTAAAGTGGCTAAAACTTGACAATTGTTTTTATGGCAACCGTGGCGGTCTCGACAGTTACAGCCGTGTTCCTGAGCAGTTTGGCTTTACCGTAGGAGGCGAGCGCAACGTCCTCGGTGTTGATCCAGGGAAACTTCTCCTTCAACTGCACAGGCGAGAGGAGTGACACTTTGGCCCCGGCGAACCTGCAGCACCAGCATAACCCCGGTCAAGGCTCACCCACATCACAGTAACATGAAATACAATTCTATCACTTTATATAGCATTTCCTTTTattcaattaatttattttgaagaaggaaagaaataaAGATTGAAAGACACTCTCTGTCTTCcaattcttctttctttcttgtcgCGCTCTTGTATTCAAATAAAGTGGATGAAAACTATTATTTAAGAGGGACTGAGAGGCAAACCTCTGTGTGCTGTAGTTCTCCTCCATGATGTGGGCCACGCTCTCGTTGGCCACGAACAGGTAGCCGGAGTGGTTGAACTGGAGGTCCACCGGCTCCTGGTTCAACACGCCCAGGTGCTCCTACGATAGAGAGAGCGGCCAACGTCAAGGTTCTCATTCTCAACCCCAAAGAAAACGGATCCATTGTTAAAGAGGAATAATCACGCTCCGCTATTTTCTCAAGAGTCTGCCCATCAGTTTGACCACCGATGACGATTCGAGAACCCAAATGTGAGAACAAGGTTAATGGTAAAAAATATCCAGAACTTTTGTGGCGGGAATTGATTTGATGTTGCATACTGCATTTTTTCCCCAACACGTGTATGAAGGCGTATTCTCTTATATTTGAAAGTAGCAGAGCTATATAAAGTCACCCAAGGAATGATTGACTCCACAGCCCACTTTAGATTGCACATTATGTTTTGGGGTTAGAGACCTACGTTGATATTCCGCATGAAGTCTGCTGAGGCCAAAGAGAGCTGTATGTTCTCTGTAAGGGAGAACTGCTGGCGTATGCCCCCTGCGGAGAGCACTGTGGAGGCCTGGGAATACTGGAAAAAGCAGAAGATATTTTAACACTGAGACATAAGACATGTATTTATGACATACACAAACTAGCAGGAAAAGTTGATTATTTTTAGACGAGAAAGAGAAATGTCTAACTTCTTTCAGTTGTTTTTCTCTGAATGCCCAGGCTTTTTATCAATGCAAGGAGCATATCTTTATATACTCAAGGGGGAGcctacataataaataataatttagcgAAAGAAAATTAAATGTTTTGAATGCAGGGCAGAGAAAATTACCGTTGGGTCTTTTTCTACCACTATCACTTTCACTCCATCCCGCAccctctcctttttttttagCCAATAGGCTATCGACCAGCCAATCACACCCCCTCCGATGATCACTATGTCCGCCCTCTCGGGGGGAAGGTTGGGGTTCATCTCGAAGGGGCTCCACTGGCTACCTGGCAGGGCATCCGCCACCTTGTCCCTCGCAGCATTAAATTGGTTTTCCAGGTCTAATGCATATGGGGAAAATAGCAAACTTCTTAACTTCGCGCATACTGTTACAGAATAAAAAAAGTCACTTTTAATGTATGCGTATATTTCGCTATAGGGCATGGTGTGTTGTAAAATCAATACAATGCATGTTTAAAGCCTACCTTTAAAGAATTTATTGTGTAGAATTCTACCGGTGGTGAAAGTCCTAGTACgatgtgcacacatgcattctCGGCTGCGGATCACCCGATAGGAATTTAAAAGTCCAGATACTGTTCGCACTGTAACATGCATATTTCGCCAGGTCAACATGGCTAGGACCGGGATGACTTCAATCGCTCATGCAACCCTGAATACGAGTGCTATCTGATGGAAGTCGAACAGCCATCTCATGTTACAAGTTACCTACTGACAGTGACATACTAATGTGTTACTAGCGAATATAAACCTATCCATGTAGAGGTCGTTACACACGTTGCGCGTCACAGCGTGCATGTGACCTGGAAGCAAATGGTGAATGATGAAAATAATTCCGATCGCTAAAAATGTCCCTTCGATAATACATATGTGTTTATGTCATTAAACATAACCACCTTTGAGGGCATCAATGCAATTTAATTAAAACGctttaatttaatattataaATCTATGAGGGAAATTACATATTTGAATGTGTCCTACGCTTTCACTCTATTCTGTCTATTCGTCTCTCAGTTTATTTTGAATACAATATAATCGAATTTCATTCCTATAATGTGTCTAATAATATAATGTGAAataattaaacatatttttaaacCATTATAATATTGAACTAATAAGAACGTTTCAGTTTCTATACGATATTTAGGTGTATGCATTTGACATAAAGATACGATAATTTCCTTTAGTGATTAAATGTTTGATGTAATTTCATAAACGTTGTTAAATCCTAAAAGTGCTATGAGATCAAAAGAGGTTggatttatttactttttgaaCATCGTCACTTCCGGTTACGGGGGCAGTTGTAATCTAACCGAAGAACAACAGCAAATAGAGGTACTGCAAGTGCAAGACTTTCGCCACGGTGAGTGCAAACAAATGACACTTCATgacaagatttttttttacacgtgATATATTGGGTCAACGCTTTTGTTCAGATGTGAGAACGTTATGACTTTTATGAACATGTATTTTAATGTCACAACAAGCCCCATACGCGATGTTATGATGTTTACGTCATACCCAACCTGCGTGGCCTACAACCTGTTACTCCAAGGCTGCTCAAGTGCACACttctttattattgttttaaaatatctGTGTTTTATATTCACAAGGCAAGCTACTGAGTTCTTCTTGCCAGTTTGAACACAACTGTCAATGTTGAAGAAATATCTACCTCCTACTAGTCTGTATACGCTCACCATGTAGGTCTAGGCCTACGTTTATTTGCGGTTTTGTCTActccattttaaaatgtatcgcCCCATTTAGAAGTCATTGAATTCATTCTTTGCCGTTGCATATTGTACAAAATGTCCTTTGTCATGGCAGTTTTAAAGGCAGTGCAGTGCACCCCCAGCTGGTCAATTGTCTTGTTTGTATGGCTTAGACCCACTTATATTGAGTTTCCAATTGTGTCAACCATTTTAATGTAATCTTGATTGGTCACAAGCATGGCAATAGCTTTTGATTGCATATCTGGGCTTCGCCTTTTTAGCTGTGAGATCTTGCAGGTTTTTTTTccatctaaccaaccaatcaacCAACCAAGTGCTCATCAGCATTTTCCCTCGGCAGGCTCTCAACAGACCTCCAATCATCCAATGTGCTGAAAAGGTCTCTCCTTTGGTCGTTCACACATCAGAGGTAAGCATCAGGTCGGTCTCTGATATGGGAAACCATCTGTGACAGAAAACGTCAAACCCTTTCCAGAGAAAGTGCTCTCGTCTCTTTGATAACCAAGCCCCAGCTGTCTGAAACCGATAGCACAGACACTGCTAACTTTGCTATCAACGACCATCTCTTTGTGTTAGGAGCACGTTGTACTGTGTTGTTGTTACCATACGCATGTGCATTAATTATGTAGACctactattaaaaaaaaaacttttattttccCTCATTGTTGTacaattttcttttcttttttaattattgAAATGGAATGGATATACGTTCTCTTCTGCTAGACAGATGGTGAAGGTGAGACCTTCTATGGTTGAAAGTGATACTAGGTAGAAaattgtgtttttctattctatAATCTTGATGAAATGTTTTCATCTACCAGTATTACAGAATGCTTTAAATCCTGCCGTTTTGCAAATCCATTGGGATATGCTACTGATGTATTCCCTTTGCCTTTTACGGCGTTAAATGAGagaagagacaaagaaagaggcCATATTTATTTATCCAACCTACTAACCTTCTAACCGACTAACGAAATAACCTGTAGAATTCCGCTAAAGTGATTACCTTTATTCTGACTTTTAATATACAGTCTATTTTTTGTGCAGCTGTAACAACAATTCTGTGTCTCTAAAGCATCTCTTGGGGCAAATGTTAACCCACATATTTGTATTGTACTATATTGATCTGtgttcatatattttttatagcGCATATTCATTATTGATTCAAATCTATGTCTTTAGATTTGTAGCTGAATCCAATTTGACCCCTAGTATATGTTTAATTGAGAATGGGAATTCTTTAGCATACGATTTATAAACATTCAAATGTTATTATCCAAGTTTCCTGTCAGTTTTTATGGAATCAATccctttcatttatttgttgtttaaaaCTACAGCCAAATGTCGCTTCATCCTGTCTGGACTATCAAACATTGCTGTTCAGTTCGCCCACCACTAGGGAGCACAAAAGCCACCTTATAATTTGCATGGATAATCTGGTTTGGGCTGTCACGTTGCCATCAAAAATAACCAATCTAACCATGGCAACAGAGATGTATTCTATGTTTTGCCCAAAATGAAGAGACATAATTATTAGTTCACATTctaaaatgtaggcctaatatgtTAATTGAAATAAATTAATTGTCTGCAGCACTGCTTAAGCTCCCATATATACGTTTAGACCCTGTTGGGCCTTCttcaattagggcatttagcagacgcttttatccaaagcgacttacagcgGTTAATACATAGACAAACCGCCGGctgagtcaaccatgcaaggcgacaaccagctcgtcaggagcagttaaggttaagtgttttgctcagggacacatcaacactcagctaggaggagctggggatcgaagtagcaacctttcggttatgAGACacctgctctgcctcctgagctaagccgaccctcaGGCAAATGGTGAGACCAATTTGATgaggggatatatatatataggtcatATGATCAGCTGACCCACAATGTGACCAATGTCAGCTGTATTAGCTGTATTAAGACTAAGAAAAACTAAGACTACTTTTATGTTAACCACTAAATATATTGCATGAATACATTTTACAGTTGTCATCCAATTACGAAGTATACACTGAATAATCTCTTGGTGTTATCGTTATTTCAATGACATGATGACATCATTAAATTAAC contains:
- the foxred1 gene encoding FAD-dependent oxidoreductase domain-containing protein 1; the protein is MLTWRNMHVTVRTVSGLLNSYRVIRSRECMCAHRTRTFTTGRILHNKFFKDLENQFNAARDKVADALPGSQWSPFEMNPNLPPERADIVIIGGGVIGWSIAYWLKKKERVRDGVKVIVVEKDPTYSQASTVLSAGGIRQQFSLTENIQLSLASADFMRNINEHLGVLNQEPVDLQFNHSGYLFVANESVAHIMEENYSTQRFAGAKVSLLSPVQLKEKFPWINTEDVALASYGLENEGWFDPWTLLNAFRQKAISMGVIQSIGEVTGFNCTLNRMDTVDGETVDVKRIKHVNVRMPNSREYQPVECAIVVNAAGAFSAKLVDMMGIGTGPKDTLSGMALPVEPRKRFIYVFNCPDGPGLDCPFLVDYSGIYFRREGLGGNYITGTSPEEDAEPDVSNLDVDHEFFQEKIWPSLAHRVPAFESLKVTSAWAGYYDYNTFDQNAILGIHPLAQNMFFATGFSGHGLQQSPAAGRAVAELILDGSYQTLDLKGLGFQRIMAKEPLLEKNIV